Proteins encoded by one window of Spirochaetota bacterium:
- a CDS encoding SEC-C metal-binding domain-containing protein: MFEVKLYKGDENFKKILDRNNIPVDIYNLKAAILGVQASAGSITLLSLAKDFFNDKVLANREVADQLESLWFYLLRLQRFDDNEIEQPDFNNKTRGAYTAYVLANIMRAETFLKYLSTGQIDEMRNNEKVNKIYSIFVGNVNLLKALVVSMEEKWSEDDFANDTTFLKKLTGFVRVMWDTQLALKEHAKIFNLQKMNNKNIINAIQQQTGTQIGRNDPCPCGSGKKYKNCCGK; this comes from the coding sequence ATGTTTGAGGTCAAGCTATATAAAGGTGATGAAAATTTTAAAAAAATTCTGGATAGGAATAATATCCCAGTTGATATTTATAATCTAAAAGCAGCGATATTAGGCGTTCAAGCTTCGGCAGGAAGTATCACACTATTATCACTTGCAAAAGATTTTTTTAATGACAAAGTATTGGCAAACAGGGAAGTAGCAGATCAACTGGAATCGTTGTGGTTTTACCTGTTACGTTTGCAGCGATTTGATGACAATGAAATTGAACAACCTGATTTTAACAATAAAACACGTGGTGCATACACAGCGTATGTTTTGGCTAATATCATGCGCGCTGAAACATTTTTAAAGTATCTTTCCACAGGTCAGATTGATGAGATGCGGAACAATGAGAAGGTCAACAAGATATATTCAATTTTTGTTGGTAATGTCAATCTTCTTAAAGCTTTAGTTGTTAGTATGGAAGAAAAGTGGTCAGAAGATGATTTTGCCAATGATACCACTTTCCTTAAAAAATTAACTGGTTTTGTGCGAGTTATGTGGGATACGCAATTAGCATTAAAGGAACACGCAAAGATTTTTAATCTTCAGAAAATGAATAATAAAAATATTATTAATGCTATCCAGCAACAAACTGGAACTCAAATTGGCCGTAACGATCCATGTCCCTGCGGCAGCGGCAAAAAATATAAAAACTGTTGTGGTAAATAA
- the tilS gene encoding tRNA lysidine(34) synthetase TilS: protein METIIKKVYTFITDNNLIVCGDRVLVAASAGKDSMALLHILFALKSKLNFTITVYHLDHMVRGQESFDDLLFVLAQASRYGIPAILERYDFNNRRQKGKSFEQQAREYRYERLKSIANDYGYTKIATAHTKNDQVETLLMRIFQGTGLQGLQGITVHRENIVRPLLVLTQQEVYDYLQCNQLLYRHDSTNDDEYYLRNYIRHTIIPVIKERFPHFDNALVNLGKQAHDAIQSINHLMMQLHPECTQVFPHYIQVEEKAISSSEYLFKFFCAYIISNYLKKYVDTNILDAVYHAHFSKKKNCTLFEGKGVYIYRRYRHANSFLLFCAEPLIVGDSNYEYILPIGQTVTIKEAGITIACEITESVNMQQSESQSLILRYTGCDHIVIRNRRTGDAFISKAGRRSLKRLYIDYKLTPEQKKKVPLIVIDNKIAAVLRNVVMQQKPAISLLFLPEKAQKMLVIRYWFHNNV from the coding sequence ATGGAAACTATTATAAAAAAAGTGTACACATTTATAACAGACAATAACCTCATAGTTTGTGGCGATAGAGTGCTTGTAGCAGCTTCTGCTGGCAAAGATTCCATGGCACTATTGCATATACTATTTGCTCTGAAAAGTAAACTTAATTTCACGATTACGGTGTACCATCTTGATCACATGGTTCGCGGACAGGAGTCTTTTGACGATCTTCTCTTTGTACTTGCGCAAGCTTCACGATATGGAATTCCTGCAATTTTAGAACGATATGATTTTAACAACCGTAGGCAAAAGGGTAAAAGTTTTGAACAGCAGGCACGTGAATATCGGTATGAGCGACTTAAGTCAATAGCAAATGATTATGGTTATACTAAAATTGCAACAGCACATACAAAAAACGACCAGGTTGAAACCTTACTGATGCGTATATTTCAGGGAACAGGTCTGCAAGGCTTACAGGGCATAACAGTTCACAGGGAAAATATAGTAAGGCCGCTTCTTGTACTAACACAGCAGGAAGTATATGATTATCTTCAGTGTAACCAACTGTTGTATCGCCATGACAGTACTAACGATGATGAGTATTACCTCAGGAATTATATTCGCCATACAATTATTCCTGTTATAAAGGAGCGTTTCCCGCACTTTGATAATGCGCTTGTAAATCTTGGTAAACAGGCACATGATGCTATCCAGAGTATCAATCATCTGATGATGCAGTTGCATCCTGAATGTACTCAGGTTTTCCCTCATTACATACAGGTTGAGGAAAAAGCAATTTCTAGCAGTGAGTATCTGTTTAAGTTTTTTTGTGCATATATCATCAGTAACTATCTCAAAAAATATGTTGATACCAATATTCTTGACGCAGTATATCATGCTCATTTCTCAAAGAAAAAAAATTGTACACTGTTTGAAGGAAAAGGTGTGTATATTTACAGGCGCTATCGCCATGCCAATTCATTTTTGCTTTTTTGTGCTGAACCTTTAATAGTGGGCGATAGTAACTATGAATATATTCTCCCTATAGGACAAACTGTTACAATAAAAGAAGCAGGTATTACTATTGCGTGTGAGATAACTGAATCAGTGAATATGCAACAATCTGAAAGCCAATCGCTTATTTTGCGATATACTGGATGTGATCATATTGTTATAAGAAATAGAAGAACAGGCGATGCTTTTATCAGTAAAGCAGGCAGGCGATCTCTAAAACGATTATATATTGACTACAAACTAACACCCGAACAGAAAAAGAAGGTACCGCTTATTGTAATAGATAACAAAATAGCTGCAGTGTTACGTAATGTAGTAATGCAACAAAAACCTGCAATTTCGTTGCTATTTTTGCCTGAAAAAGCTCAAAAAATGCTTGTTATCCGTTACTGGTTTCATAATAATGTGTAG
- the ftsH gene encoding ATP-dependent zinc metalloprotease FtsH codes for MNKAAKQVALLLLIALLAIAIFRMNDMNTQKVEQLQYSDFIKKVYENKVKSVTIVNGKKIEGTFTKGDKVYLFETVIPYQDPDLIKTLINNKVEIKGEEVDDNLFWKGLLNFLPWLLFFGFIWFFMIRQIQSTGNKAMSFGKVRAKLQPETKNKVTFADVAGVDEAKVELQEIIEFLKDPKKFITIGAKIPKGVLLVGPPGTGKTLLARAVAGEAGVPFFSISGSDFVEMFVGVGASRVRDLFDQGKRNAPCIIFIDEIDAVGRLRGAGLGGGHDEREQTLNQLLVEMDGFETNEGVIIIAATNRPDVLDPALLRPGRFDRQVVVDIPDIKGREKILAVHTRKIPLAKDVDLKVIARGTPGFTGADLANLVNEAALLAARRNKKRVTMLEMEDAKDKVLMGPERKSVLISAEEKKVIAYHEAGHALLGILTGADPVHKVTVIPRGRALGLTMHLPKEERHLHNREYWLNQITILFGGHVAEKLKFGQVTTGSSNDIERATDIARRMVCEWGMSETLGPLAFGKKTEQIFLAREIAQHRDYSEQTAQLIDKEVHDIVTSCRDRAIKLIEENKDKFELIATNLIERETLNAEEIELLMKGEQLPAIHNGENSEPEEEPKLEKMKKKTTQKPLLDDKEVIPT; via the coding sequence ATGAATAAAGCTGCTAAACAGGTTGCTCTTCTTTTGCTGATAGCGCTGCTTGCTATCGCCATATTCAGAATGAATGATATGAATACCCAAAAAGTTGAGCAACTTCAATATAGTGATTTCATAAAAAAAGTATATGAAAACAAAGTTAAATCGGTTACGATAGTTAATGGCAAAAAGATTGAAGGCACTTTCACTAAGGGTGACAAGGTGTATCTATTTGAAACTGTCATACCATACCAGGACCCTGATTTAATTAAGACACTCATTAATAACAAAGTTGAAATTAAAGGCGAAGAGGTTGATGACAATCTCTTCTGGAAAGGACTGCTTAATTTTTTGCCATGGCTGCTTTTCTTTGGGTTTATCTGGTTTTTTATGATCCGCCAGATTCAGTCCACTGGCAACAAGGCAATGAGCTTTGGAAAAGTAAGGGCAAAATTACAGCCTGAGACAAAGAATAAAGTGACATTTGCTGATGTGGCAGGTGTTGATGAGGCAAAAGTTGAATTGCAGGAAATCATTGAATTCTTAAAAGACCCTAAAAAATTTATCACTATTGGTGCAAAAATCCCTAAGGGGGTACTGTTAGTTGGACCTCCGGGCACAGGAAAGACGCTGCTTGCCCGTGCCGTTGCGGGTGAAGCTGGTGTGCCATTTTTCTCAATCAGCGGTTCAGATTTTGTGGAAATGTTTGTGGGAGTTGGTGCATCTCGTGTTAGAGACCTTTTTGATCAGGGAAAACGAAATGCTCCGTGTATCATATTTATTGATGAGATAGATGCTGTTGGTAGGCTTCGCGGTGCTGGGCTTGGTGGCGGACACGATGAACGTGAGCAGACGCTGAATCAGCTTCTTGTTGAAATGGATGGCTTTGAGACCAATGAAGGTGTTATTATAATAGCTGCAACCAACAGACCTGATGTGCTTGACCCAGCGTTGCTCCGACCAGGACGTTTTGACCGACAGGTTGTGGTTGATATACCTGATATTAAGGGAAGGGAAAAGATTCTGGCAGTCCATACACGTAAGATTCCATTGGCAAAGGATGTTGATTTAAAGGTAATTGCTCGCGGTACGCCCGGTTTTACCGGTGCTGATCTAGCCAACCTGGTAAATGAAGCAGCACTGCTTGCTGCACGGCGCAATAAAAAGCGTGTTACCATGCTTGAAATGGAGGATGCCAAGGATAAAGTCCTAATGGGTCCAGAGCGTAAGTCAGTACTCATATCTGCAGAGGAAAAGAAGGTTATTGCCTATCATGAAGCAGGGCATGCACTGTTGGGTATTCTAACGGGTGCTGACCCTGTGCACAAAGTTACAGTCATTCCACGGGGGAGGGCATTGGGATTAACCATGCATTTGCCCAAAGAAGAACGCCATCTGCATAACAGGGAATACTGGCTTAACCAGATTACAATTTTGTTTGGCGGCCATGTTGCAGAAAAATTAAAATTTGGACAGGTGACAACTGGCTCCAGCAATGATATTGAGCGAGCTACTGATATAGCACGCCGTATGGTGTGTGAATGGGGCATGAGTGAAACATTAGGACCGCTTGCTTTTGGAAAGAAGACTGAACAGATATTTTTAGCACGTGAGATAGCTCAGCATAGGGATTACAGTGAGCAGACGGCGCAGCTTATTGATAAAGAGGTCCATGATATAGTTACCAGTTGTCGTGATAGAGCTATTAAGCTAATAGAAGAAAACAAAGATAAATTTGAGCTGATTGCAACAAACCTTATAGAACGTGAAACGCTAAATGCTGAGGAAATTGAACTTTTAATGAAAGGTGAGCAATTGCCTGCTATTCACAATGGCGAAAATTCTGAGCCCGAAGAAGAACCTAAACTTGAAAAGATGAAAAAGAAAACAACGCAGAAACCTTTATTGGATGATAAAGAAGTAATTCCAACATAA
- the recG gene encoding ATP-dependent DNA helicase RecG, producing the protein MLDQNIQYIKGIGPKRAQLLKQELGIETVEDLLYFLPRKYIDRSNTKKIKDCFVNDFVTVTGIVKQVKISGHRRKFLEVVIGDGSDTLSGVFFGGIQYFIKLFEPGDVVLFSGKVDYYNTKQIVHPEYDFIGDSSDALHTGRIVPIYPSTETLRSNGFNSRVFRKIIHSALELAHQHIQEPFDFEMISRLNLMPLSQAIQQIHFPANMDEAHKARLRLAFNELFFLQYYLHLSRQYIRETSTHKKPAINDSVYKEFMRTLPFTLTDDQINAINEIINDLNADFPMNRLLQGDVGSGKTVVSMIASIAVVSRGQQVAFMAPTEILAQQHYATFKKFVPESIHIALLTGSIPAPQRKEILSELHKGTINIIIGTHALIQESVKFANLGFIIIDEQHRFGVNQRATLRNKGYMPDLLVMTATPIPRSLSLTLYGDLDISIIKQKPANRIPITTLSFPTSKLEAVYRSLEKYMNEGRQVYYVLPLIEDSEKLDLKSATATYQHLVKRFPTKHIALLHGKLPNEEKEKIMQDFNNHKIDMLVSTTVIEVGIDVANASIIVIEHAERFGLSQLHQLRGRVGRGQYQSFCVLIYPDDIPNESLQRINIITSTDDGFVIAEEDLKMRGAGEFIGTRQHGQGIAFEFADPVNDFELISLAREEAKNQVEKLNNIPAIFENIKRTHAMNILEGLRKKHILALLS; encoded by the coding sequence CTTCCACGGAAATATATTGACCGCTCCAATACAAAGAAAATTAAGGATTGTTTTGTGAATGATTTTGTAACAGTGACTGGAATTGTAAAGCAGGTTAAAATTTCAGGACATCGGCGCAAATTTCTTGAAGTTGTGATTGGTGATGGTAGCGATACATTGTCGGGAGTATTTTTTGGCGGCATTCAGTATTTTATCAAGCTTTTTGAACCCGGTGATGTGGTACTTTTTTCTGGCAAGGTTGATTATTACAACACAAAGCAAATAGTCCATCCGGAGTATGATTTTATTGGCGATAGCTCTGACGCATTACACACAGGCAGGATAGTTCCAATTTACCCCTCAACTGAAACACTCAGATCTAATGGATTTAACTCACGTGTGTTCAGAAAGATTATTCACAGTGCACTTGAACTGGCACACCAGCACATTCAAGAACCATTTGATTTTGAAATGATTAGCCGGCTAAACCTCATGCCACTATCACAGGCTATACAGCAGATCCACTTTCCTGCTAACATGGATGAAGCACATAAAGCTCGATTACGGTTAGCATTCAATGAACTCTTTTTCCTGCAATACTACCTGCACCTTTCACGACAATACATCAGGGAAACAAGCACACATAAAAAGCCCGCAATTAATGATTCAGTATATAAAGAATTCATGCGCACGCTACCATTTACTCTTACCGATGACCAGATTAATGCTATAAACGAAATAATCAACGATCTGAATGCTGATTTCCCAATGAACCGTTTACTACAGGGGGATGTTGGTTCAGGTAAAACAGTGGTTTCAATGATCGCAAGTATTGCGGTGGTAAGTCGTGGACAACAGGTCGCGTTTATGGCACCAACAGAAATACTTGCACAACAGCATTATGCCACGTTTAAAAAATTTGTACCTGAATCAATACACATAGCACTGCTTACCGGTTCAATTCCTGCACCACAACGCAAGGAAATTCTCTCCGAATTACATAAAGGTACAATCAACATCATCATTGGTACTCATGCCCTGATTCAAGAATCAGTAAAGTTTGCAAATTTAGGATTCATCATTATCGATGAACAACATCGCTTTGGCGTCAATCAGCGTGCTACCTTGCGCAACAAAGGCTATATGCCTGACCTTTTGGTTATGACAGCAACGCCCATTCCCCGGTCACTATCGCTTACACTTTATGGCGATTTAGATATTTCAATAATAAAACAAAAACCAGCCAATAGAATACCTATTACCACACTTTCTTTCCCAACATCAAAACTAGAAGCTGTATACCGATCGCTGGAAAAATACATGAATGAGGGAAGACAGGTATACTATGTTTTACCATTAATTGAAGATTCTGAAAAGCTGGATTTAAAATCAGCAACTGCAACATACCAGCATTTAGTAAAACGATTCCCAACAAAACACATTGCGTTACTCCATGGAAAATTACCAAATGAAGAAAAAGAAAAAATCATGCAAGATTTTAATAATCACAAAATTGATATGCTTGTGAGTACAACAGTAATTGAAGTAGGAATTGATGTTGCAAATGCTTCAATTATCGTCATAGAACATGCTGAACGGTTTGGGCTTTCACAGCTTCATCAGTTGCGAGGGCGTGTAGGCCGTGGTCAATATCAATCGTTCTGCGTATTGATTTACCCTGATGACATTCCAAACGAAAGCCTGCAGCGTATTAATATAATAACTTCAACTGATGACGGGTTTGTCATAGCAGAGGAGGACTTAAAAATGCGCGGTGCTGGAGAATTTATTGGCACACGTCAACATGGGCAAGGCATTGCGTTTGAATTTGCTGATCCTGTCAATGATTTTGAACTTATCAGCCTAGCACGGGAAGAAGCAAAAAACCAGGTAGAAAAATTAAACAATATCCCTGCAATATTTGAAAATATTAAGCGTACACATGCAATGAATATACTTGAGGGACTACGAAAAAAACACATACTGGCACTGCTTTCGTAA